Proteins from one Romboutsia sp. CE17 genomic window:
- a CDS encoding calcium/sodium antiporter → MLITIILFLVGFVLITKGADIFINCTVEIGKKTHISELILGATIVSFATTLPELTVSMCASLNDQTTMSLGNAVGSIICNTGLILGLVAFISPFKVDRKMFISKSTILLISIISLMVCGLDGSINGSDTIVLLIILSIFMYTNYKSITNGKSIKSNSSQEVNEYTGLKSKELLNTMILFFLGLIMMVIGSKVLVESGSDIAKMIGIPEGIISLTIIALGTSLPELVSSLTAIKKKHHAISVGNILGANILNITSVIALSSIPNDIPILSQNSSIDYLFMIALVLILILPTIKSNKIYRFQGLMLLLIYGTYISTLYFMYMV, encoded by the coding sequence GTGCTAATAACAATAATTTTATTTTTAGTAGGATTTGTATTGATAACTAAAGGAGCAGATATATTTATAAATTGCACAGTTGAAATAGGTAAGAAAACGCATATATCAGAGTTGATTTTAGGTGCTACAATAGTAAGTTTTGCAACAACTCTGCCAGAACTTACGGTATCAATGTGTGCATCTTTAAATGATCAAACAACTATGAGCCTAGGAAATGCAGTAGGATCAATAATATGTAACACGGGATTAATATTAGGTTTAGTTGCATTTATAAGTCCATTTAAAGTTGATAGGAAAATGTTCATATCAAAATCTACAATATTATTAATCTCAATTATAAGCTTAATGGTATGTGGGTTAGATGGATCTATAAATGGATCAGATACAATAGTTCTTTTAATAATATTATCTATATTTATGTATACAAATTACAAGAGTATTACAAATGGAAAATCTATAAAATCTAATAGTAGCCAAGAGGTGAATGAATATACAGGACTTAAATCAAAAGAGTTATTAAATACTATGATTTTATTTTTTCTAGGATTAATAATGATGGTAATAGGATCAAAGGTGCTTGTAGAAAGTGGATCAGATATTGCTAAAATGATAGGTATACCAGAAGGAATTATAAGCCTTACAATAATTGCATTAGGAACATCTTTGCCAGAGTTAGTCTCATCTTTGACTGCTATTAAGAAAAAACATCATGCTATATCGGTAGGAAATATATTAGGTGCAAATATACTAAATATAACTTCTGTAATAGCTTTATCGTCAATACCAAATGATATACCTATTTTATCTCAAAATTCAAGTATTGATTATCTATTTATGATAGCATTAGTTTTAATTCTTATATTACCAACAATAAAAAGCAACAAAATATATAGATTTCAAGGATTGATGCTTTTATTAATTTATGGAACATATATATCTACATTATATTTTATGTATATGGTTTAA
- the pflB gene encoding formate C-acetyltransferase has protein sequence MNAWEGFKTGRWTKEIDVRGFIQDNYTPYEGDDSFLAGATENTKKLWAEVMELFKKERENGGTLDVDTKTVSGIDAYAPGYINKDLETIVGLQTDAPLKRAVMPYGGIRMVESSCKAYGYECDPEISEIFTKYRKTHNQGVFDAYTSEMRAARRSGIITGLPDAYGRGRIIGDYRRVALYGVDRLIEDKIAQKDSLEVSCMDENTIRLREEISEQIRALEALKRMAESYGFDISKPATNSREAVQWLYFAYLAAIKDQNGAAMSIGRTSTFLDIYFERDLANGTITEEEVQELMDHFVMKLRMVKFLRTPDYNDLFSGDPTWVTESIGGMGVDGRPLVTKNSFRVLNTLYTLGPSPEPNLTVLWSTKFPQGFKDFCSKVSIDTSSVQYENDDLMRPYWGDDYGIACCVSAMRIGKQMQFFGARVNLAKTLLYAINGGVDEKSLVQVGPRFEPITSEYLDYDEVMARFEPFTDWLANLYVNTLNVIHYMHDKYSYEALEMALHDRDVFRTMACGIAGLSVCADSLSAIKYAKVKTIRNEQGIAVDFEIEGDYPKYGNNDDRADEIAVYLVESMMNKIRKNKTYRDSVHTQSVLTITSNVVYGKKTGNTPDGRRAGEPFAPGANPMHGRDTNGALASLASVAKLPYEHSQDGISNTFSIVPGALGKDMSERITNLSAMMDGYFGDGAHHLNVNVFDRATLEDAMEHPEEYPQLTIRVSGYAVNFIKLTREQQLDVINRTFHGKMA, from the coding sequence ATGAATGCATGGGAAGGCTTTAAAACTGGTAGATGGACTAAAGAAATAGATGTTAGAGGGTTCATCCAAGATAACTACACTCCATATGAAGGAGATGACTCTTTCTTAGCTGGTGCTACAGAGAACACTAAAAAACTTTGGGCAGAAGTTATGGAATTATTCAAAAAAGAAAGAGAAAATGGCGGTACTTTAGACGTTGATACTAAAACTGTTTCTGGAATAGATGCTTACGCTCCAGGATATATAAATAAAGATTTAGAAACAATCGTTGGTTTACAAACAGATGCTCCACTTAAGAGAGCTGTTATGCCATACGGTGGTATAAGAATGGTTGAGTCTTCTTGTAAGGCTTATGGATACGAGTGTGATCCAGAAATAAGTGAAATATTCACTAAATACAGAAAAACTCATAACCAAGGTGTATTCGATGCTTACACTTCTGAAATGAGAGCTGCTAGAAGATCTGGTATAATAACAGGACTTCCAGATGCTTACGGAAGAGGTAGAATAATAGGAGACTACAGAAGAGTTGCTCTTTACGGTGTTGATAGATTAATAGAAGATAAAATAGCTCAAAAAGATTCTTTAGAAGTTTCTTGCATGGACGAGAACACTATAAGATTAAGAGAAGAAATATCTGAGCAAATAAGAGCTTTAGAAGCTTTAAAAAGAATGGCTGAATCTTATGGATTTGATATATCTAAGCCAGCAACTAACTCAAGAGAAGCTGTACAATGGTTATACTTCGCTTACTTAGCTGCTATAAAAGATCAAAACGGAGCTGCTATGTCTATAGGTAGAACTTCTACTTTCTTAGATATATACTTCGAAAGAGATTTAGCTAACGGAACTATAACTGAAGAAGAAGTTCAAGAATTAATGGACCACTTCGTTATGAAGTTAAGAATGGTTAAATTCTTAAGAACTCCTGACTACAATGATTTATTCTCTGGAGACCCAACTTGGGTAACTGAATCAATCGGTGGTATGGGTGTTGATGGTAGACCATTAGTAACTAAAAACTCATTCAGAGTTTTAAATACTCTTTATACTCTTGGACCATCTCCAGAACCAAACTTAACAGTATTATGGTCAACTAAGTTCCCTCAAGGATTCAAAGATTTCTGTTCTAAAGTATCTATAGATACAAGTTCAGTTCAATATGAAAATGACGACTTAATGAGACCTTACTGGGGAGATGACTACGGTATAGCTTGTTGTGTATCTGCAATGAGAATAGGTAAGCAAATGCAGTTCTTCGGAGCTAGAGTTAACTTAGCTAAGACATTATTATACGCAATAAACGGTGGAGTTGATGAGAAGTCTCTTGTTCAAGTTGGACCAAGATTCGAACCAATAACTTCTGAATACTTAGACTACGATGAAGTAATGGCTAGATTCGAACCATTCACTGATTGGTTAGCTAACCTTTACGTAAATACATTAAACGTAATCCACTACATGCATGATAAGTATTCTTATGAAGCATTAGAAATGGCTTTACATGATAGAGATGTATTCAGAACTATGGCTTGTGGTATAGCTGGACTTTCAGTTTGTGCTGACTCTTTATCAGCTATAAAATACGCTAAAGTTAAAACTATAAGAAACGAGCAAGGAATAGCTGTTGACTTCGAAATAGAAGGAGACTATCCAAAGTACGGAAACAACGATGATAGAGCTGATGAAATAGCTGTATACTTAGTTGAATCTATGATGAACAAAATAAGAAAGAACAAGACTTACAGAGATTCTGTTCATACTCAATCTGTTCTTACTATAACTTCAAACGTTGTTTATGGTAAGAAAACTGGTAACACTCCTGACGGAAGAAGAGCTGGTGAACCATTTGCTCCAGGAGCTAACCCAATGCACGGAAGAGATACTAACGGAGCTTTAGCTTCATTAGCATCAGTTGCTAAATTACCATACGAGCATTCTCAAGATGGTATATCTAATACTTTCTCTATAGTACCAGGTGCTTTAGGAAAAGATATGAGCGAAAGAATAACTAACTTATCAGCAATGATGGACGGATACTTCGGAGATGGAGCTCATCACTTAAACGTTAACGTATTTGATAGAGCTACTTTAGAAGATGCTATGGAACATCCAGAAGAATATCCACAATTAACAATAAGAGTTTCAGGATACGCTGTTAACTTCATAAAATTAACAAGAGAACAACAATTAGACGTTATAAACAGAACATTCCACGGAAAAATGGCTTAA
- the spoVAE gene encoding stage V sporulation protein AE, which yields MLVDYLKVFLVGGLICLIAQIMMDYFKMQTPYVMVTYVTTGVILTFLGIYEKIVDFGGSGATVPIMGFGYTLAKGVMKGIKEDGFLGIFTGGTVAGAGGIAAAILFGYIMSVIFNPKAKP from the coding sequence TTGTTAGTAGATTACTTAAAAGTATTTTTAGTTGGTGGGCTAATATGTTTAATTGCTCAAATAATGATGGACTATTTTAAAATGCAAACTCCATATGTTATGGTTACTTATGTAACAACTGGTGTTATATTAACATTCTTAGGAATTTATGAAAAAATAGTTGATTTTGGAGGATCAGGAGCAACAGTACCAATTATGGGATTTGGATATACTCTAGCAAAAGGTGTTATGAAGGGAATTAAAGAAGATGGATTTTTAGGAATTTTTACTGGTGGAACAGTAGCTGGTGCAGGTGGTATAGCTGCAGCAATACTCTTTGGATATATTATGTCTGTAATATTCAACCCAAAAGCAAAGCCTTGA
- a CDS encoding SigF/SigG family RNA polymerase sporulation sigma factor — translation MGITANKEDKKKLLSHEETLELIEKVQKENDEEAKEILIKNNLGLVRSVISKFSNIGYERDDLFQLGSIGLIKSIYKFDSKFNVKFSTYAVPMILGEIKRYLRDDGMVKVSRSLKQTAIKAKSQTEILTKKLGREPTIDEIAHELDIEKEDLVMAMEANFSVEYLHGVIHEEEGSPICLIDKISLKGESEEEKVIDNLLLKQILNKLEKRERQIIVLRYFEDKTQSEIGDILNISQVQVSRIEKKVLSKLKSYIS, via the coding sequence ATGGGGATAACTGCAAATAAAGAAGATAAAAAGAAATTACTCAGCCACGAAGAGACACTTGAATTAATAGAAAAAGTTCAAAAGGAAAATGACGAAGAAGCCAAGGAAATTTTGATAAAAAATAACTTAGGTTTAGTTAGAAGTGTTATAAGTAAATTTTCTAATATAGGGTATGAAAGAGATGATTTATTCCAATTAGGATCTATTGGATTAATTAAATCTATATATAAGTTTGATTCTAAGTTTAATGTTAAGTTTTCGACTTATGCTGTTCCAATGATATTGGGAGAGATAAAAAGATATCTTAGGGATGATGGTATGGTTAAGGTTTCTAGGTCGTTAAAACAAACAGCTATAAAAGCTAAGTCACAAACAGAAATATTAACGAAAAAGTTAGGAAGAGAGCCAACTATAGATGAAATAGCACATGAATTAGATATAGAAAAAGAAGATTTAGTAATGGCAATGGAGGCAAATTTCTCTGTAGAATATCTTCATGGCGTAATTCATGAAGAAGAAGGTTCGCCAATTTGTTTAATTGATAAAATAAGTTTAAAAGGTGAAAGTGAAGAAGAGAAAGTAATTGATAATCTTTTATTAAAACAAATATTAAATAAACTAGAAAAGAGAGAAAGACAAATAATTGTACTTAGATACTTTGAAGATAAAACTCAAAGCGAGATTGGAGATATACTTAATATATCTCAGGTACAAGTTTCTAGAATAGAAAAGAAAGTATTATCTAAATTAAAATCTTATATTAGTTAA
- the spoIIAA gene encoding anti-sigma F factor antagonist, translated as MVRYSLNNKNLLVKFEMTELDHHVSRPIREELDDILMTKPVKNIIFDFENINFMDSSGIGVIIGRYKKISSEKGKVSVININSRVKKVFDLSGMNKIINVYSTYEEALSSL; from the coding sequence ATGGTAAGATACTCATTGAATAACAAAAACTTACTAGTTAAGTTTGAAATGACAGAATTAGATCATCATGTATCAAGACCTATTAGGGAAGAACTTGATGATATATTAATGACAAAGCCAGTAAAAAATATAATTTTTGATTTTGAGAATATTAATTTTATGGATTCTTCAGGAATTGGTGTAATAATAGGCAGATATAAAAAAATCTCCAGTGAAAAAGGAAAAGTGTCAGTAATAAATATAAATTCAAGGGTAAAAAAAGTCTTTGACTTATCTGGGATGAACAAAATAATAAATGTATATAGTACATATGAAGAAGCATTAAGTTCTTTGTAA
- a CDS encoding DEAD/DEAH box helicase, translated as MNITKFEDLPISENIKRAIADMGFEEPSPIQAQSIPVILSGKDVIGQAQTGTGKTAAFSIPILETIDPENKSLQAVVLCPTRELAIQVSKEIKKLSKYMHGIKSLPVYGGQPIDRQIKSLKGGVQIIIGTPGRVIDHINRKTLKMDNVKMLILDEADEMLDMGFREDIEMILNKTPEDRQTTFFSATMPKGILDLTKKYQNNPEHIKIVRKEITVPNISQYYIETRNANKLEVLCRLIDVYNPKLSVVFTNTKRGADELVSELQARGYFADALHGDLKQTQRDIVMDKFRQGTIDILVATDVAARGIDVDDVEAVFNYDLPQDEEYYVHRIGRTGRAGRTGVSFSFVFGKEMRKMRDIERYTKAKLVKHSIPSVADVEEKKVSAFFKEVKGIMDEGNLTKQLQWLEGFCNESDVEVIDVAAALVKLALGHEEKEEIIEEPSRNRDKRDRNRKGSDTGAKDGMVRLFINVGRNQRVQAKDILGAIAGEAGISGKLIGTIDIYDKYTFVEVPKQNVKKVLESVKDTKIKGNKVNIEKANKKKK; from the coding sequence ATGAATATAACTAAATTTGAAGATTTACCAATTAGCGAGAACATAAAAAGGGCAATAGCGGACATGGGGTTTGAGGAACCATCACCAATACAAGCACAATCAATACCTGTAATATTATCTGGGAAAGATGTTATAGGACAAGCGCAAACTGGGACGGGAAAAACAGCTGCGTTCAGTATACCTATATTAGAAACAATAGACCCAGAAAATAAAAGTTTACAAGCAGTAGTACTTTGTCCTACTAGAGAACTTGCTATTCAGGTTTCTAAAGAAATAAAAAAATTATCTAAATATATGCACGGAATAAAATCATTACCAGTTTATGGTGGACAACCAATAGATAGACAAATAAAATCACTAAAAGGCGGAGTACAAATAATAATAGGAACTCCAGGACGTGTAATTGACCACATAAATAGAAAAACATTAAAAATGGACAATGTAAAAATGCTTATATTAGATGAAGCAGATGAAATGTTAGACATGGGATTCAGAGAAGATATAGAAATGATATTAAATAAAACTCCAGAAGATAGACAAACTACATTCTTCTCAGCAACTATGCCAAAAGGGATATTAGATTTAACTAAAAAGTATCAAAATAACCCAGAACACATAAAGATAGTAAGAAAAGAGATAACTGTACCAAATATATCACAATACTATATAGAAACAAGAAATGCTAATAAGTTAGAAGTATTATGTAGATTAATAGATGTATACAACCCTAAGTTGTCAGTAGTATTTACTAATACAAAAAGAGGTGCTGATGAGCTAGTAAGTGAATTACAAGCTAGAGGTTACTTTGCAGATGCTTTACACGGAGATTTAAAGCAAACTCAAAGAGATATAGTAATGGATAAGTTTAGACAAGGTACTATAGATATATTAGTTGCTACAGATGTTGCAGCAAGAGGTATAGATGTAGATGATGTTGAAGCAGTATTTAACTATGACTTACCACAAGATGAAGAATACTATGTTCACAGAATAGGTAGAACTGGTCGTGCAGGTAGAACAGGAGTATCTTTCAGTTTCGTATTTGGAAAAGAAATGAGAAAAATGAGAGATATAGAAAGATATACTAAGGCTAAATTAGTGAAACATAGTATACCATCAGTAGCTGACGTTGAAGAAAAGAAAGTCAGTGCTTTCTTCAAGGAAGTTAAAGGAATAATGGATGAAGGTAATTTAACTAAGCAATTACAATGGTTAGAAGGATTCTGTAATGAATCTGATGTTGAAGTTATAGATGTAGCTGCAGCATTAGTGAAGTTAGCATTAGGTCATGAGGAAAAGGAAGAAATAATAGAAGAACCATCAAGAAATAGAGATAAAAGAGATCGCAACAGAAAAGGATCAGATACTGGTGCTAAAGATGGAATGGTTAGATTATTTATAAACGTTGGTAGAAACCAAAGAGTTCAAGCAAAAGATATATTAGGTGCTATAGCTGGTGAAGCTGGAATATCTGGTAAGTTAATAGGAACTATAGATATATATGACAAATATACTTTCGTTGAAGTACCTAAGCAAAATGTTAAGAAAGTATTAGAAAGTGTTAAAGATACAAAAATAAAAGGAAATAAAGTTAATATAGAAAAAGCAAATAAGAAAAAGAAATAA
- the spoVAD gene encoding stage V sporulation protein AD, protein MNNKKVGKRTVKLQHMPTIISAASIVGPKEGKGPLRDYFDKVLDDDLHGEKTWELAECKMMKDTIDLAVKKSDKGMKEIDYLIGGDLINQIWPFSFAARDLDIPFIGVYGACSTMSQSMCLGSMLIDGGYAQNVLAGTCSHYCTAERQFRFPLELGNQKPMTAQWTVTGAGCVLISKYGNGPKVKYVTIGKIVDKGIKDGNNMGAAMAPAAVDTILAYFNDTNDDPNSFDLIATGDLGVVGKTIILDLLKEKNLDISKVYTDCGLEIFDLKAQDVHCGGSGCGCAASVFSGYIYDKLKKKEFNKVMLVATGAMLSPNSTLQKQTIPCIANAVVIVNE, encoded by the coding sequence ATGAATAATAAAAAAGTTGGAAAAAGAACTGTAAAATTACAACATATGCCCACAATTATCAGTGCAGCCTCAATAGTTGGACCAAAGGAAGGTAAAGGTCCACTAAGAGACTATTTTGATAAAGTGTTAGATGATGATTTACATGGCGAAAAAACATGGGAATTAGCTGAATGTAAAATGATGAAAGATACAATTGATTTAGCTGTAAAAAAATCTGATAAAGGAATGAAAGAAATTGATTACCTTATTGGTGGAGATTTAATAAATCAGATATGGCCATTTTCCTTTGCAGCTAGAGATTTAGATATTCCTTTTATAGGAGTATATGGAGCATGTTCTACAATGTCACAAAGTATGTGTTTAGGATCAATGCTAATAGATGGTGGATATGCTCAAAATGTATTAGCTGGAACTTGTAGTCATTACTGTACAGCAGAAAGACAATTTAGATTTCCGCTGGAATTAGGAAATCAAAAACCTATGACAGCTCAATGGACAGTAACAGGAGCTGGATGTGTACTAATATCAAAATATGGAAATGGACCTAAAGTAAAATATGTAACTATAGGTAAAATAGTAGATAAGGGAATTAAAGATGGAAATAATATGGGAGCTGCAATGGCACCAGCAGCAGTAGATACAATATTGGCATATTTTAATGATACTAATGATGATCCAAATAGCTTTGATTTAATAGCAACAGGAGATTTAGGTGTTGTTGGAAAAACAATAATCTTAGACTTGTTAAAAGAAAAAAATCTAGATATATCTAAAGTATATACAGACTGCGGCTTAGAAATATTTGATTTAAAAGCACAAGATGTTCACTGTGGTGGTAGTGGATGCGGATGTGCAGCCTCAGTATTTTCAGGATATATATATGATAAGTTAAAGAAAAAGGAATTTAATAAAGTCATGCTAGTAGCAACTGGGGCAATGTTATCACCTAATAGTACACTACAGAAACAAACAATACCTTGTATAGCTAATGCAGTTGTAATAGTAAATGAATAG
- a CDS encoding stage V sporulation protein AB, which yields MRLFLIIYGISSGVIVGAGVVSVLILIGIVPRMSHVTNTKEFVDLYEDLLVIGTFLGSILSLHNFGISGGSVLTIVAGLAYGVFLGFLSSGLTEVLYYIPVVSRRLKIPNIYLKYIVISLIIGKVVGSLLGWVII from the coding sequence GTGAGACTATTTTTAATAATTTATGGCATATCATCAGGAGTAATTGTTGGAGCTGGAGTAGTATCAGTATTAATTTTAATAGGAATAGTGCCTAGAATGTCTCATGTGACAAATACAAAAGAGTTTGTAGATCTGTATGAAGATTTACTTGTAATAGGTACGTTTTTAGGAAGTATACTTTCACTTCATAATTTCGGAATCAGTGGAGGAAGTGTTTTGACAATAGTAGCTGGTTTAGCTTATGGAGTGTTTTTAGGTTTTTTAAGTTCTGGTCTTACAGAGGTTTTATATTACATACCTGTTGTATCAAGGAGGTTAAAAATACCTAATATTTATCTAAAGTATATAGTAATATCCCTAATAATAGGAAAAGTAGTAGGTTCTCTATTAGGATGGGTGATAATTTAA
- the spoVAC gene encoding stage V sporulation protein AC gives MGKKDDYSKYVDQVSPKPTYVKNYILAFIIGGLICMIGQGINDFYMKIMSLDKLAASTATSITLIFIGSLLTGLGVYDLIGKRAGAGSIIPITGFANSIVSPAMEFKREGYVLGVGANMFKVAGPVLVYGIGSSILFGLIYYLVKFFM, from the coding sequence ATGGGAAAAAAAGATGATTATAGCAAGTATGTGGATCAAGTAAGTCCTAAGCCTACCTATGTAAAAAATTATATATTAGCATTTATAATAGGTGGTCTAATTTGTATGATAGGACAAGGAATAAATGATTTTTATATGAAGATTATGAGCTTAGACAAATTAGCTGCATCAACTGCAACCTCAATAACATTAATATTTATAGGATCTTTATTAACAGGTCTTGGTGTTTATGACCTTATAGGAAAAAGAGCAGGAGCAGGTTCTATTATTCCTATTACAGGATTTGCAAATTCTATAGTATCACCTGCAATGGAGTTTAAAAGAGAAGGATATGTTTTAGGTGTAGGTGCAAATATGTTTAAGGTGGCAGGGCCTGTATTAGTTTATGGAATAGGTTCATCAATATTATTTGGACTTATATATTATTTAGTTAAATTTTTCATGTAA
- a CDS encoding molybdopterin-dependent oxidoreductase has protein sequence MKVISQGCTLDCFDACRLKVHVEDGKVVKIEGDKEHPFTKGFICSKGRAHLDRLYHPERIYKPLLKVNGKWEEITFEEAIDIMAKKLIYYRDKYSSKSVLYYEQYGNGSLLKSIGEIFFNFYGGVSTQKGGPCWSAGIKAQKYDFGDVRGHSLEDMKNSKNIFIWGRNPAYTTIHTMQMIQQAKKKGTRIIVIDPIKTATANIADYYVQINPGTDGALAMAMAKIIIENNMQDVDYINSNVIGFKEYKYYLDTLDLDYLSNECGIEISIIKELSKLYCEKYSSIWLGYGMQKYTNGGNTIRAIDALGAITGQIGYSGGGVNYANKVYPDLLNTDPYNSKTYSQGREFNVHKLGEFIDNSHKNTVDNVNNVSIKMAVIVKSNLLNQLPNLNKLEKSFESIDFKVCFDMFMTDTASKCDLFIPSSTTLESDDLLFSSMLNPYITYNERAVEPRNILMDEYYFFRELAKVMKLNNYPQVSKEEYLNKVIEPLKLVDKTISLERIKNDYITIHKSIPWEDKKFKTKSGKFELYSEELKDLGLTPIPKYKSPKSIKGNKLRLITTHHKDSLFSQHYMDKKGISTAYINNRMAIIRNIADDEIVCLQSENGKINVQIKIDDSVKDNVIQMYVGWWKKHGNPNFVASSGVSDIGGQITYNETFVDIIKQN, from the coding sequence ATGAAGGTTATTAGTCAAGGTTGTACTTTAGATTGTTTTGATGCTTGTAGACTAAAGGTTCATGTAGAAGATGGTAAAGTTGTTAAAATTGAAGGAGATAAGGAGCATCCTTTTACAAAAGGATTTATTTGTAGCAAAGGGAGAGCTCATTTAGATAGATTATATCATCCAGAGAGGATTTATAAGCCATTATTAAAGGTAAATGGAAAATGGGAAGAAATTACTTTTGAAGAAGCCATAGATATAATGGCTAAGAAGCTTATCTATTATAGGGATAAATATTCTTCAAAATCAGTTTTATACTATGAACAATATGGAAATGGATCATTATTAAAATCCATAGGAGAAATATTTTTTAACTTTTATGGAGGAGTAAGTACTCAAAAAGGGGGACCTTGTTGGAGTGCAGGTATCAAAGCACAAAAATACGATTTTGGAGATGTTAGAGGGCATTCTTTAGAAGATATGAAGAATAGCAAGAATATATTTATATGGGGTAGGAATCCAGCTTACACAACTATACATACAATGCAAATGATACAACAAGCTAAGAAAAAAGGAACTCGTATAATAGTAATAGATCCTATAAAAACTGCTACAGCAAATATAGCAGATTACTATGTTCAGATTAATCCAGGAACAGACGGGGCTCTTGCAATGGCAATGGCTAAAATTATTATAGAAAATAATATGCAAGATGTAGATTATATAAATTCTAATGTAATAGGTTTTAAAGAATATAAATATTACTTAGATACTTTAGATTTAGACTATTTATCAAATGAATGTGGTATTGAAATAAGCATAATTAAAGAGTTATCTAAACTTTATTGCGAAAAATATAGTTCGATTTGGTTAGGTTATGGAATGCAAAAATATACTAATGGTGGAAATACAATTAGAGCAATAGATGCATTAGGAGCTATAACTGGACAAATTGGATATTCAGGTGGTGGTGTTAATTACGCTAATAAAGTTTATCCAGATTTATTAAATACAGATCCATATAACAGTAAAACTTATTCACAAGGACGTGAGTTTAATGTGCATAAGTTGGGCGAATTTATTGACAATTCACACAAAAATACAGTAGATAATGTGAATAACGTTTCTATTAAGATGGCAGTTATAGTAAAAAGTAATTTACTAAACCAGCTACCAAACTTAAATAAATTAGAAAAATCTTTTGAAAGTATTGATTTTAAGGTATGCTTTGACATGTTTATGACTGATACAGCTAGTAAATGTGATTTATTTATACCAAGTTCGACGACTTTAGAAAGTGATGATTTACTTTTTAGTTCTATGCTTAATCCTTATATAACCTATAATGAAAGAGCTGTAGAGCCAAGAAACATACTTATGGATGAGTATTATTTCTTTAGAGAATTAGCTAAAGTTATGAAATTAAATAATTATCCACAGGTATCAAAAGAAGAGTACTTAAATAAAGTCATAGAACCATTAAAATTAGTGGATAAAACAATTTCATTAGAGAGAATAAAAAATGATTATATTACAATACATAAAAGTATTCCCTGGGAAGATAAAAAATTTAAAACCAAATCTGGAAAATTTGAGCTATATTCAGAGGAGCTAAAAGATTTAGGGTTAACGCCTATACCAAAATATAAATCACCAAAGAGCATAAAAGGTAATAAACTTAGGTTAATAACAACACATCATAAGGATTCTCTATTTAGTCAACATTATATGGATAAAAAAGGAATATCTACTGCATATATAAATAACAGAATGGCAATAATTAGAAATATAGCGGATGATGAGATTGTATGCCTTCAATCTGAAAATGGAAAAATTAATGTACAAATAAAGATAGATGATAGTGTAAAAGATAATGTCATTCAGATGTATGTTGGATGGTGGAAAAAGCATGGCAATCCTAACTTTGTTGCAAGTAGTGGTGTATCAGATATTGGTGGTCAAATAACTTATAACGAAACCTTTGTAGACATAATAAAACAAAACTAG
- the spoIIAB gene encoding anti-sigma F factor — protein sequence MSNIMEVKFSAKSENESLARVIAASFAAKLDPTLDEIADIKTAVSEAVTNAIIHGYDEDESKFVYLKCKLEGNNIEIIVEDEGNGIEDVDLAMQPLYTSKPELERSGMGFSVMESFMDDVKVSSIKNKGTKVIMQKNINLPK from the coding sequence ATGAGTAATATTATGGAAGTGAAGTTTTCTGCCAAATCTGAAAATGAAAGTTTAGCAAGGGTTATAGCAGCATCCTTTGCAGCAAAATTAGATCCTACATTAGACGAGATAGCAGATATAAAAACAGCAGTATCGGAAGCAGTGACTAATGCTATTATCCATGGTTACGATGAAGATGAATCAAAGTTTGTATATTTAAAATGTAAGTTAGAAGGCAATAATATAGAAATAATAGTAGAAGATGAAGGAAATGGAATAGAAGATGTAGACTTGGCTATGCAACCGTTATATACGTCAAAGCCAGAGCTTGAGAGATCAGGAATGGGATTTTCTGTTATGGAAAGCTTTATGGATGATGTAAAGGTAAGTTCTATTAAAAACAAAGGGACAAAAGTAATTATGCAAAAAAATATAAACTTACCTAAATAA